DNA from Bordetella genomosp. 13:
ATGGTGGTGAGGCTGCCGATGACCAGTGCGGTGCGTATGCTCTTGAGCGACTGCCACAGCACGTCGTTGCCGGTGCGGTCGGTGCCCAGCACGTGATAGCCGCTGGACAACCCCGCCATGGCGCCCACCACGAGACTCATGATGGCGAACGTCAGCAGCATGGCGCGCCATGGCAGGTCGGTGCGGTTGCGCAGTACGCTGGCGGCCGCGCGCACCCAGCCGCCGTGCCGGCGCGCCAGCATGGCCGCCGCCAGCGCGCCCGCCGCCAGTGCGACGGCCGCACCGCCCGCCAGGCCCAAAGCCAGCCGGCGCAGGATGTCGGGCACGGTCTCGGTGGATGGGTCCTCCAGGTGCGCCCCGCCGCTGCGCAGGCGCGGAAAATCGCGCACGGGCTTGCCGTCCACCAGCATGGTTTCCTTGGTGAACTGGTGCGAGGCCAGCGGCGCGGAATAGGTCTTCTCGGGACGGTTGAGCACCGTGCCGTCCAGCAGGCCGTCCAGCGCCGAACGCACGGCCGGCGCATAGGCGGGCGGCGCGCCGGCGGGCGCGTCGGCGGCGGGCGGCAGCAGCGGCCGGTAGTGCATGGAGTCGAGCAGGCCCACCAGCGCGAAGGCCAGCAGCACCACGGCCGAGCACATGGCGGGCGCGTCGCGCGCCACCCTGCCCCAGGTGGCCCGCAGCGTGGGGCTGCGCGACACGTGCCATGCGTACAGCAGCACGCCCGCCAGCATCAGGAACAGGGCGACGTCGGTCCAGAGGAATACGATCAGCGGCATGGCGGCTACTCGAAACGGACGCGCGGGTCGGCCAGCGTGTACGAGATGTCGGCCAGGATGAGGCCGACGATGTACAGCACCGAACCCAGGAACACCATGGCGCGCACAATGGAGAAGTCCTGCGCGCTGATGGCGTCGATGGTATAGCTGCCCAGGCCCGGAATGCCGAAGAACGACTCGGCGATCAGGCTGCCCATGAACAGCAGCGGAATCGCCGAGACCGTGCCGGTGAGTATGGGCAGCATGGCATTGCGCAGCACGTGGCGGAACAGCACCATGCGCTCGGTCAGGCCCTTGGCGCGCGCGGTGCGCACGTAGTCCTTGCCGATCTCTTCCAGGAACAGCGTGCGGTAGAAGCGGGCCTCGGGGCCGAGCCGCGCGATGATGGCCACCAGCACCGGCAGCGCCAGGAACTTGACCACGTCCAGCCCGCCCGAGAAGCCCGAGTACGGCACCAGCCGCAGCAGCTTGGAGAACATCCACTGCCCCGCGATGATATAGAACAGGCTGGAGATGGACAGCATCACCACGCACAGCACCACGCCCCAGAAGTCCAGGCGCGTGGCGCGGAAATACACCAGCATGACCGAGAACGCCACGCTGGCCAGCAGGCCCAGCACGAAGGTGGGGATGGCCAGCGCCAGGCTGGGCCACATGCGGGTGCGGATCTCGCGGCCGATGTCGCGGCCCCCGTCCGACGCGCCGAACTCCATCGCCAGCAGCGGCACCGAGCGCTGGTAGAACACCGTGTCGGTGTAGCGGCGCGCGCCTTCCTGTTCGGTGTTGAAGAACAGCGGCTTGTCGTAGCCGCGGTCCACCTTCCATTTCTCGATGGCGTCCTGGCTGATGCGCTGGCCGCCGATGGCCAGCCGCGCCATGTCGTCGGGCGTGT
Protein-coding regions in this window:
- a CDS encoding ABC transporter permease, which translates into the protein MPLIVFLWTDVALFLMLAGVLLYAWHVSRSPTLRATWGRVARDAPAMCSAVVLLAFALVGLLDSMHYRPLLPPAADAPAGAPPAYAPAVRSALDGLLDGTVLNRPEKTYSAPLASHQFTKETMLVDGKPVRDFPRLRSGGAHLEDPSTETVPDILRRLALGLAGGAAVALAAGALAAAMLARRHGGWVRAAASVLRNRTDLPWRAMLLTFAIMSLVVGAMAGLSSGYHVLGTDRTGNDVLWQSLKSIRTALVIGSLTTIAMLPPAIAFGIASGYFKGWVDDVIQYIYTTLTSIPGVLLVAACALMMQVYIDAHPDLFDTSAARADLRLFLLCMILGLTGWAGLCRLLRAETLKLRELEYVQAARAFGVSHWRIMRRHLLPNVMHIVLITVVLEFSGLVLYEAVLSYLGIGVDPSMNSFGSMIDRARLEMSRDPMIWWNLLAAFAFMLALVLAANLFADAVRDAFDPRARRYRPATAPAVGGTP
- a CDS encoding ABC transporter permease — encoded protein: MIAYVIRRLLYGALILVGVNLFTFVLFFAVNTPDDMARLAIGGQRISQDAIEKWKVDRGYDKPLFFNTEQEGARRYTDTVFYQRSVPLLAMEFGASDGGRDIGREIRTRMWPSLALAIPTFVLGLLASVAFSVMLVYFRATRLDFWGVVLCVVMLSISSLFYIIAGQWMFSKLLRLVPYSGFSGGLDVVKFLALPVLVAIIARLGPEARFYRTLFLEEIGKDYVRTARAKGLTERMVLFRHVLRNAMLPILTGTVSAIPLLFMGSLIAESFFGIPGLGSYTIDAISAQDFSIVRAMVFLGSVLYIVGLILADISYTLADPRVRFE